From the genome of Gemmatimonadaceae bacterium, one region includes:
- a CDS encoding Ppx/GppA phosphatase family protein — protein sequence MTQATRNLQLTVSSNKPPTPSADSSTRIAAIDIGSNSIRQIIADVGANGAIRVVDEMKAAPRLGAGVERTGALSGPAMQNALSALARMAALAKQQGCRRIEVVATSAVREASNRQEFLALVREETGLKIRVINGEDEARLSFRSALAHFDLAAGRSVIMDIGGGSLELVLSADGLVDRFISLPFGAIRMTEEFLTDNRGMKGVVRLRKRVRRELSKQLSARHWGRARIIASGGTFTNLASIHLARQGMETARTIHGTVVPRVDLEHIVDTLASMSPTERALMPGLNKERADIIVAGLAVGAEVLARLEARELVVSAYGIREGILLEAARVTPTVADPGEARERSVKELAERSHYEGPHARHVQKLALQIFDAIGQRIGCQADERQLLADAALLHDIGYHINYEKHHKHSYHLVQHAELLGMTPADQMVVANVARYHRGAAPKKRHENFVSLDAALRAKVVRLSAILRVADGFDRGHAGAVDSVRVRWTRRALRLTAIPNPKAVGIRLELWGAARKSRLLSRVADARVEIVAPDGKVVTYEDEDGKAD from the coding sequence ATGACGCAGGCAACGCGAAACCTTCAGCTGACGGTGAGCTCGAACAAGCCACCGACGCCGAGCGCTGACAGCTCGACGCGCATTGCCGCGATCGACATCGGATCGAACTCCATCAGGCAGATTATCGCCGACGTCGGCGCCAACGGCGCGATCAGAGTCGTGGACGAAATGAAAGCCGCTCCCAGGCTTGGCGCCGGAGTGGAGCGCACGGGAGCGCTGAGCGGACCAGCGATGCAGAATGCTTTGAGCGCCCTCGCACGCATGGCGGCATTGGCGAAGCAGCAGGGCTGCCGTCGGATCGAAGTTGTCGCCACCAGCGCTGTGCGGGAAGCGAGCAACAGGCAGGAGTTTCTCGCGCTCGTAAGGGAGGAGACAGGGCTCAAGATCCGAGTCATCAATGGCGAGGACGAGGCACGACTCAGCTTTCGCAGCGCGCTTGCACACTTTGATCTTGCCGCCGGCCGCTCCGTGATCATGGACATCGGCGGCGGCTCGCTCGAGCTGGTCCTCAGCGCCGACGGTCTCGTGGATCGCTTTATCTCGTTGCCGTTCGGGGCGATCCGGATGACCGAGGAGTTTCTCACCGACAATCGCGGAATGAAGGGCGTGGTCCGCCTGCGCAAGCGCGTTCGCCGGGAGCTCTCGAAGCAGCTCTCGGCGCGCCACTGGGGCCGTGCTCGCATCATCGCATCGGGTGGAACGTTCACCAACCTCGCGAGCATCCATCTCGCGCGTCAGGGAATGGAAACGGCGCGCACGATCCACGGAACAGTGGTCCCGCGCGTCGATCTCGAGCACATAGTCGACACTCTCGCCAGCATGTCACCCACAGAGCGCGCGCTGATGCCGGGGCTCAACAAGGAGCGCGCCGACATTATCGTTGCCGGACTTGCAGTCGGCGCCGAGGTCCTCGCTCGTCTCGAGGCACGTGAGCTCGTTGTGTCGGCATACGGCATTCGCGAGGGCATCCTTCTCGAGGCGGCACGCGTCACTCCAACGGTGGCGGATCCTGGTGAAGCGCGCGAGCGTTCCGTAAAAGAGCTGGCAGAGCGATCACATTACGAGGGACCGCACGCACGTCACGTACAGAAGCTTGCCCTGCAGATCTTCGACGCAATCGGCCAGCGCATCGGATGCCAGGCCGACGAGCGACAGCTGCTGGCTGACGCTGCGCTCCTGCACGACATCGGCTACCACATCAACTACGAGAAGCACCACAAGCATTCCTATCACCTGGTGCAGCACGCGGAGCTGCTCGGCATGACGCCTGCCGACCAGATGGTTGTCGCGAATGTCGCGCGATATCACCGCGGTGCAGCGCCCAAGAAGCGGCACGAGAACTTCGTCTCACTCGACGCCGCTCTGCGCGCGAAGGTGGTCCGGCTTTCGGCGATTCTGAGAGTTGCGGATGGATTCGACCGCGGTCACGCCGGGGCCGTGGACAGTGTGCGAGTACGCTGGACGAGGCGTGCTCTCCGTCTTACCGCCATCCCGAATCCCAAGGCGGTGGGCATTCGTCTAGAGCTGTGGGGTGCGGCCAGAAAATCCAGGCTGCTCTCGCGCGTGGCAGACGCTCGAGTGGAGATCGTAGCGCCCGATGGAAAGGTTGTTACCTACGAGGACGAGGACGGCAAAGCGGACTGA
- a CDS encoding rhomboid family intramembrane serine protease has translation MIPLSDEHPTLRTPVMTYAILATLVGTWVFVQGAGFNQQQLAISICNLGMVPGEITHQARLGTGVPLGDGLACVIDDQQVNILTPVISMFLHGGWGHLLGNCLFFWVFGNNVEDSMGRVRFVVFYLLCGLAAAATHILVQPGSPVPTVGASGAISGVLGAYLVLYPKVRVRMLFYFLVFFRVIPVPAWAVLLWWFAWQVISGLPELMSVRPEVSGGVAVWAHIGGFVAGLILVKLFENPALVARRDIPADLQPRYR, from the coding sequence ATGATACCACTCAGCGACGAGCATCCGACACTTCGTACGCCTGTCATGACGTACGCAATACTCGCGACGCTCGTCGGGACGTGGGTATTCGTCCAGGGCGCCGGCTTCAACCAGCAGCAGCTCGCCATCAGCATCTGTAACCTTGGCATGGTGCCTGGGGAGATCACGCACCAGGCGAGGCTTGGGACCGGCGTTCCGCTCGGCGACGGCCTGGCCTGTGTCATCGATGATCAGCAGGTAAACATCCTAACTCCAGTCATCTCCATGTTTCTGCATGGAGGTTGGGGGCATCTGCTGGGCAACTGCCTTTTTTTCTGGGTGTTCGGCAATAATGTCGAAGACAGCATGGGCCGCGTCCGCTTCGTCGTCTTCTATCTGCTCTGTGGGCTCGCGGCCGCGGCGACCCACATACTTGTTCAGCCGGGCTCGCCGGTGCCAACCGTTGGTGCGTCCGGGGCGATTTCCGGGGTGCTCGGCGCCTATCTTGTGCTATATCCCAAGGTACGGGTGCGAATGCTCTTTTATTTCCTTGTCTTCTTCCGCGTGATTCCGGTTCCGGCCTGGGCCGTACTGCTTTGGTGGTTCGCGTGGCAGGTGATCAGCGGCCTGCCAGAGCTCATGAGCGTGCGCCCTGAAGTCTCGGGTGGCGTAGCGGTCTGGGCGCACATCGGCGGCTTCGTCGCCGGACTGATACTCGTGAAGCTGTTCGAGAATCCAGCGCTCGTAGCGCGTCGTGATATTCCTGCGGACCTCCAGCCACGGTACAGATAG
- a CDS encoding BTAD domain-containing putative transcriptional regulator encodes MIDLRVLGTLDLRDSENGRPILAILAQPKRMALLIYLALATPRGSHRRETLLLMFWPDSTEDRARNSLNQAVFNLRRVLGEAAVVGTGEELRLSDEVVRCDAVEFDRVLTASDAEGALRLYGGDLVPGFHVDDCIEFERWLDDKRQQLRAKAVAAAIGLAQKEERSEHSVAAVELLRRAALWAPYDEPAVTRLVALLARLGDRPGALREYDRFRSLLQADLAITPSAELDALVAEIRRGEVAAAYPVGAPGRREAAGADASRLPDIPSRPEGSAARIPAWRSGMRLRAAAAAVLLAIGAGAVVLARQYGKARGPAATPLDTRRVLVAAFENRTGDRALDPLGYMAADWITQGLARTGLARVVPFSTVVQETPHLTAEGSAPEVAIPTANRQLARRIGAGILITGAYYRGGDSLAFQGQIVDVATGEVLRAIEGIRGSTAQPAAAVEQLQRRTLGTLATLFDQRLTSWPDVASQPSSLEAYQLFSDGMDLFLKANRDFGTSESRRLYGEAAASFVAAAQTDSAFATPLLWAVYAYMNARDSAAADSLIRSLERQPLSTWNRAVLNHQLALLSRNAEAQYGAARELAELSPDSEWLLKLGVAAFDSNRPGIALDVFMRINPDRGWIKEFPSYWRLRSELQHITGNYSAGLKDTRRGQLANPGDTWLRTLELWALAALGRDNEILELLAPRLAAGDAFAAWQLTTAVEELRGHGHRRASRRIVQWSLPLVELLRDPDGRPSARRERAYLLNEAGRTSEARVLYRALAAERPEEGEYRVRSALLAAREGDQREAVETLNWLGTLRGADLGRVVPRSELRYWGSAEGWHAVMQARLLAQTGNPERAVETLRVGVSRGLKHTYLHLHDDPEFDPLRRHAGFQQLLRSKD; translated from the coding sequence ATGATTGATCTGCGCGTTCTGGGCACTCTCGACCTCCGCGACAGCGAGAATGGCCGCCCGATCCTGGCCATCCTGGCGCAGCCCAAAAGGATGGCACTGCTGATCTACCTCGCTCTGGCCACGCCACGCGGGTCACATCGCCGCGAGACCCTGCTGCTTATGTTCTGGCCCGATTCGACTGAGGACCGTGCGCGCAACTCGCTCAATCAGGCCGTCTTCAACCTTCGCCGCGTGCTCGGCGAGGCTGCCGTGGTCGGCACCGGCGAGGAACTCCGCCTCTCGGACGAAGTCGTGCGATGCGATGCCGTGGAATTCGACCGGGTTCTGACGGCGAGCGACGCAGAGGGTGCGCTGCGGCTTTATGGCGGCGATCTCGTGCCCGGCTTTCACGTGGACGATTGCATCGAGTTCGAGCGCTGGCTCGACGACAAGCGACAGCAGTTGCGGGCGAAAGCCGTGGCCGCCGCGATCGGGCTCGCACAGAAAGAGGAGCGAAGCGAACACAGTGTCGCAGCGGTGGAGTTACTGCGTCGAGCCGCCCTGTGGGCTCCGTATGACGAGCCGGCCGTTACACGTCTTGTAGCGCTTCTCGCCCGGCTCGGGGACCGGCCCGGCGCGCTACGGGAGTACGACCGTTTTCGGAGCCTGCTGCAAGCGGACCTCGCGATCACGCCGTCTGCGGAACTCGACGCGCTCGTCGCGGAGATTCGGCGAGGAGAGGTTGCGGCGGCGTACCCGGTTGGAGCGCCCGGCCGCCGCGAGGCGGCGGGAGCGGACGCTTCCCGCCTGCCGGACATCCCATCGCGTCCGGAAGGCAGCGCTGCCCGTATACCGGCGTGGAGATCTGGAATGCGCCTGCGCGCGGCGGCAGCCGCGGTATTGCTGGCGATCGGGGCAGGTGCAGTCGTTCTGGCGCGCCAGTACGGAAAAGCGCGCGGACCCGCCGCAACCCCGCTCGACACGCGGCGCGTGCTCGTCGCGGCATTCGAGAACCGCACAGGCGATCGCGCCCTGGATCCCCTCGGCTACATGGCGGCCGACTGGATCACGCAGGGATTGGCTCGCACCGGGCTCGCGCGCGTGGTTCCGTTTTCGACAGTCGTCCAGGAGACGCCGCACCTCACCGCAGAGGGCTCCGCACCCGAGGTTGCGATCCCGACAGCGAACCGTCAGCTGGCGCGCCGCATCGGGGCGGGGATCCTGATTACCGGTGCGTATTATCGTGGTGGCGATTCGCTGGCGTTTCAGGGACAGATCGTTGACGTCGCCACCGGCGAAGTGCTGCGCGCCATCGAAGGCATTCGAGGCTCGACCGCGCAACCGGCAGCGGCGGTGGAGCAGCTTCAGAGGCGGACCCTCGGGACGCTCGCAACCTTGTTCGACCAGCGCCTGACCTCATGGCCTGATGTGGCGAGTCAGCCGTCGAGCCTGGAGGCGTACCAGCTCTTCTCGGATGGAATGGATCTTTTCCTGAAGGCAAATCGCGACTTTGGAACATCCGAGAGTCGGCGTCTCTACGGAGAGGCTGCGGCCAGCTTCGTGGCTGCGGCGCAAACGGACTCGGCTTTCGCCACTCCGCTGCTGTGGGCCGTTTACGCCTACATGAACGCTCGCGACTCCGCAGCTGCTGATTCTCTAATCCGGTCGCTAGAGCGCCAGCCGCTCTCGACGTGGAACCGCGCCGTGCTGAACCACCAGTTGGCGTTGCTGTCGCGCAACGCGGAAGCTCAATACGGCGCGGCGCGCGAGCTGGCCGAACTATCGCCTGATTCCGAGTGGCTGCTCAAGCTCGGCGTCGCCGCGTTCGACAGCAACCGCCCGGGGATTGCGCTTGACGTCTTCATGCGCATCAACCCCGATCGCGGCTGGATCAAAGAGTTTCCGTCATACTGGCGGCTCCGCTCGGAGTTACAGCACATAACGGGGAATTACAGCGCGGGACTGAAGGACACGCGTCGAGGCCAGCTCGCGAACCCCGGAGACACGTGGCTCCGCACACTCGAGCTCTGGGCGCTGGCCGCGCTCGGCAGAGACAACGAGATCCTGGAGCTCCTGGCGCCACGGTTGGCCGCGGGCGACGCGTTCGCCGCATGGCAGCTCACTACCGCGGTGGAGGAGCTGCGGGGACACGGTCATCGGAGGGCCTCGCGGCGCATCGTCCAATGGAGCCTGCCACTGGTGGAGTTGCTGCGGGATCCCGATGGACGCCCCAGTGCGCGCCGAGAGCGTGCCTATCTGCTGAATGAGGCGGGGCGAACTTCCGAGGCGCGGGTCCTTTATCGTGCGCTCGCCGCGGAAAGACCGGAGGAAGGTGAGTACCGCGTGCGCTCGGCGCTTCTGGCTGCACGTGAAGGTGACCAGCGCGAAGCAGTGGAGACATTGAACTGGCTGGGAACGTTGCGCGGCGCTGACCTGGGGCGTGTCGTCCCGCGGAGCGAACTCCGCTATTGGGGGTCGGCCGAGGGGTGGCACGCCGTGATGCAAGCGCGGCTCTTGGCGCAGACCGGGAATCCCGAGCGCGCCGTTGAGACGTTGCGCGTCGGTGTTTCCCGCGGTCTGAAGCACACGTACCTCCACCTGCATGACGATCCCGAGTTTGACCCGCTGCGACGGCATGCCGGCTTTCAGCAATTGTTGCGGTCGAAGGATTGA
- a CDS encoding trypsin-like peptidase domain-containing protein — translation MSSLSSRARWGLAVVVAFLGGLIIASGGLDLSRLGLAQSKPSVSATAPIMEASNAFVTIADHVKPAVVSISAESRPAQTSQRRRSLPNGLTIPPGMEDFFDQFGQQGPQVEGGSGSGFIVSKDGYILTNNHVVTTSDRTTVADQVTVQLLDHRTYKAKVVGNDPTTDVAVIKITGNGDFPTLPLGNDDNTRVGEWVLAIGNPLGFDFTVTAGIISAKGRSLPGLLNRSRTGPNYSISDLIQTDAAINPGNSGGPLVNSRGEVIGITSAIASPTGVNAGYGFAIPISLAKKVMEDIIAHGRVRVAVLGIQINEVSPEDAAVAGMKDIRGAKVEGFGGSATSAAARAGVQAGDIIITADGQPVDRVSTLQRIVRNHAPGENIDIDVMRYGQKKSFRVKLGELETPARSAAAAPVSPTSNRGSVNPTLGVSVQPVPAELAAQAKLAPNQRGVMVTDVVPLGPAYQKLGTRDVIYELLYPGPRRPIRTPLDLTQVLQRVKPGDYVSFNVTTLGQEGSNRVVNIRIGG, via the coding sequence ATGTCTTCACTTTCATCTCGTGCTCGCTGGGGCCTGGCCGTCGTGGTCGCATTTCTTGGCGGGCTCATTATCGCGTCGGGGGGCCTCGATCTTTCACGGCTCGGCCTCGCCCAGAGCAAGCCATCGGTATCGGCAACGGCCCCGATCATGGAGGCGAGCAACGCGTTCGTTACAATCGCCGATCATGTGAAGCCCGCTGTCGTCTCCATCTCGGCCGAAAGCCGCCCCGCGCAGACGAGCCAGCGGAGGCGTTCCCTTCCCAACGGGCTCACCATTCCGCCCGGAATGGAAGATTTCTTCGATCAGTTCGGGCAGCAGGGGCCACAGGTCGAGGGCGGCTCCGGCTCGGGCTTCATAGTGTCGAAGGACGGATACATTCTGACGAACAATCACGTCGTCACGACCAGCGACCGGACGACCGTCGCTGATCAGGTGACCGTGCAGCTGCTCGATCACCGCACTTACAAGGCGAAGGTCGTCGGCAATGATCCGACTACCGATGTCGCAGTGATCAAGATCACGGGAAACGGCGACTTCCCGACTCTGCCCCTCGGCAACGACGACAACACTCGAGTCGGTGAGTGGGTGCTCGCGATCGGCAATCCACTCGGCTTCGACTTCACGGTCACTGCGGGAATCATCAGCGCAAAGGGACGGAGCCTTCCGGGCCTGCTCAATCGCAGCCGGACCGGTCCCAACTATTCCATCAGCGACCTGATTCAGACTGACGCTGCGATCAACCCGGGCAATTCGGGAGGCCCGCTGGTCAACTCGCGCGGCGAGGTGATCGGCATCACGAGCGCCATCGCCAGTCCCACCGGTGTCAACGCCGGTTATGGATTCGCTATTCCGATCTCGCTTGCCAAGAAGGTGATGGAGGACATCATCGCTCACGGTCGCGTGCGTGTTGCGGTGCTTGGCATTCAGATCAACGAGGTCTCGCCTGAAGACGCCGCGGTCGCGGGGATGAAGGATATCCGCGGCGCGAAGGTGGAAGGATTCGGTGGGTCGGCGACGAGTGCCGCGGCCCGCGCAGGCGTGCAGGCTGGCGACATCATCATCACCGCCGACGGACAGCCCGTTGACCGCGTGAGCACTCTTCAACGCATCGTGAGAAATCACGCGCCGGGTGAGAATATCGACATCGACGTCATGCGCTACGGCCAGAAGAAGTCGTTTCGCGTGAAGCTGGGCGAGCTCGAGACGCCCGCTCGCAGCGCGGCGGCCGCGCCCGTTTCTCCTACCTCCAACCGAGGCTCCGTGAACCCGACGCTCGGCGTGTCGGTCCAGCCGGTGCCCGCGGAGCTCGCGGCGCAGGCAAAGCTGGCGCCCAATCAGCGGGGTGTGATGGTGACCGACGTCGTCCCGCTCGGGCCGGCGTACCAGAAGCTCGGAACACGGGACGTTATCTACGAGCTGCTATATCCTGGGCCGCGTCGTCCGATACGGACGCCGTTGGATCTAACGCAGGTGCTTCAGAGGGTGAAGCCGGGCGATTACGTGAGCTTCAACGTGACGACACTCGGGCAGGAAGGCAGCAATCGAGTGGTGAATATCAGGATCGGCGGGTGA
- the ppk1 gene encoding polyphosphate kinase 1: protein MTYDQSLFINRELSWLEFNARVLHEAFDDRNQLLERLKFLAIYSTNLDEFYMVRVAGLRRQVATGARLTPPDGMTPQEQLDAIQERVSRLVRDARHCLHDLLLPALEEQGIKLVGMTDLTSAEWQAVDEFFETQVFPVLTPLAVEPGQSFSYISNLSLALAVELYDPERGVEHIARVRVPKTLPRWVPAGRDLTFIPLEQVIGANLSALFPGMEVRSYYSFRVTRYSDLELPNFEEDDDLLALIEEQVFQRRFAEVVRIEVQEGIPASLRKLLLEELQEDRPPEMPPLTDDDVVETGPLLDLGDLHALAVLEIPELRDPPLVQHTPVELRDPSRSIFDVISERDVLVHHPFDAFSTTVDRFVTSAAADPDVLAIKMTLYRTSGDTVIVRALTDAANRGKQVTVLIELQARFEEANNIAWARTLESAGVHVSYGLAGLKTHSKTTLIVRREAGGIRRYGHIGSGNYNSKTARTYTDIGLFTSSPSVGADLTDLFNALTGFSRQSLFRKLIVAPANMRRRFIELIAREAAAAMEGRSARIIAKMNSLVDAELIDALYSASQAGVEIDLLVRGICCLRPGVSGVSDRIRVRSLVGRFLEHSRVFFFANGGNEEYYFGSSDWMPRNLDRRVEAVAPVDDSDLRARLCALLKLCLADNTLAWDLAPDGAYTQRHPEGDREIATHDLLVGDPWGLSAFTEPEGKPEIPEAASEDGEAASTTRLQSALPSSSS, encoded by the coding sequence ATGACCTACGATCAATCGCTTTTCATAAATCGTGAGCTGAGCTGGCTCGAGTTCAACGCGCGTGTGCTGCACGAGGCGTTCGATGACCGGAACCAGCTTCTCGAGCGACTCAAGTTCCTGGCGATTTACAGCACCAACCTCGACGAATTCTACATGGTTCGAGTCGCCGGCCTGCGGCGCCAGGTTGCGACGGGAGCGCGGCTCACTCCGCCCGACGGGATGACTCCGCAGGAGCAGCTCGACGCGATCCAGGAGCGCGTGAGCCGGCTTGTCCGGGATGCGCGTCACTGTCTGCATGATCTTCTGCTGCCGGCGCTGGAAGAGCAGGGTATCAAGCTCGTCGGCATGACTGACCTCACATCCGCCGAGTGGCAGGCGGTGGACGAGTTCTTCGAGACGCAGGTCTTTCCGGTTCTGACGCCTCTCGCCGTCGAGCCGGGCCAGTCGTTTTCGTACATCTCGAATCTTTCGCTGGCTCTTGCCGTCGAGCTGTACGATCCGGAGCGCGGCGTCGAGCATATCGCGCGCGTCAGGGTTCCAAAGACGCTTCCACGCTGGGTACCCGCCGGTCGCGACCTCACGTTCATTCCGCTCGAGCAGGTAATCGGCGCGAATCTAAGCGCGCTCTTTCCCGGCATGGAGGTCAGGAGCTACTACTCGTTTCGCGTGACGCGCTACTCCGACCTCGAGCTCCCGAATTTCGAGGAGGACGACGACCTCCTCGCGCTCATCGAGGAACAGGTATTCCAGCGCCGATTCGCCGAAGTGGTCAGGATCGAGGTGCAGGAGGGAATTCCGGCGTCGTTACGGAAGCTGCTCCTCGAAGAGCTGCAGGAGGACCGGCCGCCTGAGATGCCCCCGCTGACGGATGACGACGTCGTCGAGACTGGTCCTTTGCTCGACCTGGGAGACCTGCACGCGCTGGCCGTGCTGGAGATTCCCGAGCTTCGTGATCCACCGCTGGTGCAGCACACTCCCGTCGAGCTGCGCGATCCGTCGCGCTCGATTTTCGATGTGATCTCCGAGCGGGACGTTCTCGTTCACCATCCGTTCGACGCGTTCTCGACGACTGTCGACCGCTTCGTGACGAGCGCCGCCGCCGACCCCGACGTGCTCGCGATCAAGATGACTTTGTACCGGACCTCCGGCGACACGGTGATCGTGCGCGCGCTGACGGACGCCGCGAATCGCGGCAAGCAGGTAACGGTGCTCATCGAGCTGCAGGCGCGGTTCGAGGAAGCCAACAACATCGCGTGGGCGCGGACGCTGGAGAGCGCGGGGGTGCACGTCTCCTACGGGCTCGCCGGCCTCAAGACCCACAGCAAGACTACGCTCATCGTGCGCCGCGAGGCCGGCGGGATCAGGCGGTACGGCCACATCGGCTCCGGAAACTACAATTCGAAAACCGCGCGCACGTACACGGACATCGGCTTGTTCACTTCGAGTCCGTCAGTGGGAGCCGACCTCACCGACCTGTTCAACGCGCTCACGGGTTTTTCGCGGCAGAGCCTGTTTCGAAAGCTCATCGTGGCGCCCGCCAACATGCGACGCCGGTTCATTGAGCTCATTGCCAGGGAAGCGGCGGCGGCTATGGAAGGACGCTCCGCCAGGATTATCGCGAAAATGAACTCCCTGGTCGACGCGGAGCTCATCGACGCGCTTTACTCTGCGTCGCAGGCGGGCGTGGAGATAGACCTGCTCGTGCGCGGGATCTGCTGTCTCCGCCCCGGAGTCAGCGGGGTGAGTGACCGGATCAGGGTGAGGAGTCTAGTCGGACGATTTCTGGAGCACTCTCGCGTTTTCTTTTTTGCGAACGGCGGGAACGAGGAATACTACTTCGGATCATCCGACTGGATGCCGCGTAATCTCGACCGCCGGGTCGAAGCGGTGGCACCGGTCGACGACTCTGATCTGCGGGCCCGCCTCTGTGCACTCCTGAAGCTCTGTCTCGCCGATAACACGCTTGCGTGGGATCTGGCCCCGGACGGCGCTTACACGCAGCGTCATCCGGAAGGAGACAGGGAGATAGCGACGCACGACCTGCTTGTTGGCGATCCGTGGGGACTCTCGGCCTTTACCGAGCCCGAAGGGAAACCAGAAATACCGGAAGCAGCATCAGAAGATGGGGAAGCAGCCTCGACGACCAGACTTCAGTCCGCTTTGCCGTCCTCGTCCTCGTAG
- the dnaK gene encoding molecular chaperone DnaK: MADKVIGIDLGTTNSVVAVMEGGDPVVIPNAEGGRTTPSVVGFTKDGERLVGQIAKRQAVTNPQNTVFSIKRFMGRKMSEVKEEAGRVPYKVVPGSNDVSMVEVQGKRYSPPEISAMILQKMKQTAEDYLGYKVEKAVVTVPAYFNDSQRQATKDAGKIAGLDVLRIINEPTAAALAYGLDKKKDEKVAVFDLGGGTYDISVLELYDVEGSRQFEVKSTNGDTHLGGDDFDQRVIDWLVTEFKRDQAIDLSKDPMALQRLKEAAEKAKMELSTTQSTDINLPFITADQSGPKHLNYSLTRAKFEQLVDDLIQRTIPPMEQALKDAGIKPNEIDEVILVGGSTRIPKIQEIVKKFFGKEPNKGVNPDEVVAIGAAIQGAVLTGEQKDVLLLDVTPLSLGIETLGGVTTVLIPRNTTIPTKKSETFSTADDNQTTVEIHVLQGERELATYNKTIGKFQLTGIPPAPRGMPQVEVTFDIDANGILHVTAKDKATGKEQKIRIEASSGLSDAEIDRMVKDAEKNAAADKTAREAIDARNRLDSMTYEVEKNVKEWGDKVSPDIKSRIDSAIERSRKALRGDDMDEIRSAQEELSRVFSEAGQSFYQQQAQSSQGEPQGAPTGTPEGDGAGAKADDVVEADYEIVDDKK, encoded by the coding sequence ATGGCAGACAAGGTAATTGGAATCGACCTGGGTACGACGAATTCGGTCGTCGCCGTCATGGAAGGCGGCGATCCGGTCGTCATTCCCAACGCCGAGGGCGGTCGTACGACCCCCTCCGTAGTCGGCTTCACGAAGGACGGCGAGCGCCTGGTCGGCCAGATCGCTAAACGGCAGGCCGTCACCAACCCTCAGAACACGGTCTTCTCGATCAAGCGGTTCATGGGCCGCAAGATGAGTGAGGTCAAGGAAGAGGCGGGGCGCGTTCCTTATAAAGTAGTTCCCGGCTCGAACGACGTCTCGATGGTCGAGGTTCAGGGCAAGCGCTACTCGCCGCCCGAGATCTCGGCGATGATCCTCCAGAAGATGAAGCAGACTGCCGAAGACTATCTCGGCTACAAGGTCGAAAAGGCCGTGGTCACTGTTCCCGCCTACTTCAACGACTCGCAGCGCCAGGCGACGAAGGACGCCGGCAAGATCGCGGGTCTCGACGTCCTCCGAATCATCAACGAGCCGACGGCCGCGGCACTCGCCTACGGTCTCGACAAGAAGAAGGATGAAAAGGTCGCCGTGTTCGACCTTGGCGGCGGCACGTACGACATCTCGGTCCTCGAGCTGTACGACGTCGAGGGATCGCGGCAGTTCGAGGTGAAATCGACCAACGGCGACACGCACCTTGGCGGCGATGATTTCGACCAGCGTGTGATAGACTGGCTCGTCACCGAATTCAAGCGCGACCAGGCAATCGACCTCTCGAAGGATCCGATGGCGCTGCAGCGTCTGAAGGAAGCGGCCGAGAAGGCGAAGATGGAGCTCAGCACCACACAGTCCACCGACATCAATCTTCCCTTTATCACCGCCGACCAGAGCGGCCCTAAGCACCTCAACTATTCGCTCACCCGGGCGAAGTTCGAGCAGCTCGTCGACGATCTCATTCAGCGGACGATTCCGCCGATGGAGCAGGCGCTCAAGGACGCGGGCATCAAGCCGAACGAGATCGACGAAGTGATTCTCGTCGGTGGATCGACACGCATTCCGAAAATTCAGGAGATCGTGAAGAAGTTCTTCGGGAAGGAGCCCAACAAGGGAGTGAATCCCGACGAAGTCGTGGCAATCGGCGCAGCGATCCAGGGTGCGGTTCTCACCGGCGAGCAGAAGGATGTTCTCCTTCTCGACGTGACGCCGCTCTCGCTCGGCATCGAGACGCTCGGTGGAGTCACGACCGTGCTCATCCCGCGCAACACCACCATCCCGACGAAGAAGAGCGAGACTTTCTCCACAGCGGACGACAATCAGACGACAGTCGAGATTCACGTCCTCCAGGGAGAGCGCGAGCTCGCGACCTACAACAAGACGATCGGCAAATTCCAGCTCACGGGAATTCCGCCGGCACCGCGCGGCATGCCGCAGGTTGAAGTCACGTTCGACATCGACGCCAACGGCATTCTGCACGTGACGGCGAAGGACAAGGCGACGGGCAAGGAGCAGAAGATCCGCATCGAGGCATCGAGCGGTTTGTCCGACGCGGAAATCGATCGCATGGTCAAGGACGCCGAAAAGAACGCGGCGGCGGACAAGACGGCGCGCGAAGCGATCGACGCCCGTAATCGCCTGGACTCGATGACCTACGAGGTCGAGAAAAACGTCAAGGAATGGGGCGACAAGGTCTCACCCGACATCAAGTCGCGCATCGACTCGGCAATCGAGCGGTCGCGCAAGGCGCTTCGCGGCGACGACATGGACGAGATCCGGTCGGCACAGGAGGAGCTGAGCCGCGTGTTCAGCGAGGCCGGACAGTCGTTCTACCAGCAGCAGGCGCAAAGCTCCCAGGGAGAGCCGCAAGGCGCTCCGACGGGCACTCCCGAGGGGGATGGCGCCGGAGCAAAAGCCGACGACGTGGTCGAAGCCGACTACGAGATCGTCGACGACAAGAAGTAA